In Xiphophorus hellerii strain 12219 chromosome 4, Xiphophorus_hellerii-4.1, whole genome shotgun sequence, a single genomic region encodes these proteins:
- the cklf gene encoding chemokine-like factor has product MSENDNQKTVDVDAAFLKSRRGIIKVAEMGTLFVAFVCFAVASTPKYLTATLLEFLITLLLLLLYLLKLNKRITFLFWPIVDVFNSVFAAIYFLVLSLMALISSSVTGALVGGAVSLISAGLLFVDSYTLFRNITFNKPRNETQNQSNE; this is encoded by the exons ATGTCAGAGAACGACAACCAAAAAACGGTAGATGTGGATGCTGCTTTTCTCAAATCCAGGAGGGGAATAATCAAAGTGGCAGAGATG GGAACCCTGTTTgttgcatttgtgtgttttgctgttGCCTCCACACCAAAGTACCTTACGGCCACATTGTTGGAGTTTCTAATCACTCTACTTCTGCTGCTTTTGTACCTACTGAAACTCAACAAGAGGATCACATTCCTCTTTTGGCCTATTGTT GATGTTTTCAACTCAGTGTTTGCAGCGATCTACTTCCTTGTCTTGAGCCTGATGGCGTTGATTTCAAGCTCTGTCACGGGAGCACTGGTTGGAGGG GCGGTGAGCCTAATTTCAGCTGGACTTCTATTTGTGGACAGctacacacttttcagaaacatCACATTCAACAAACCAAGAAATGAAACACAGAATCAAAGCAATGAGTAA
- the LOC116718199 gene encoding CKLF-like MARVEL transmembrane domain-containing protein 3, whose amino-acid sequence MGDIEAPDSSQPRQSVLMSVLPSKEFATSRKGMLLIAEGALSFISFVCFAASAAAAFVTVPLLAFLASVFFLFAYSTKFNERFKGFCFPLMDFIRCVTSSIIFFIISIMAVSKYPDGSSKAAGIFGFIATVVFALDFYVIFNELAGFLKQRGESNEEPAGQRDDFSDSDSD is encoded by the exons ATGGGGGACATCGAGGCGCCCGACTCCAGCCAGCCGCGCCAATCCGTCCTGATGTCGGTTCTTCCAAGCAAAGAGTTTGCTACTTCAAGGAAAGGAATGCTGCTGATTGCTGAAGGG GCGCTTTCCTTCATATCCTTCGTGTGTTTTGctgcatcagcagcagcagcctttGTGACAGTCCCCCTGCTGGCATTCCTGGCTTCTGTCTTCTTCTTGTTTGCCTATTCTACCAAATTCAATGAGAGGTTCAAGGGCTTCTGCTTTCCTCTGATG gACTTCATTAGGTGTGTGACATCCTCCATCATCTTTTTCATCATCTCCATAATGGCAGTGTCCAAATATCCAGATGGTTCCTCTAAAGCTGCAGGG ATCTTTGGGTTTATCGCCACTGTTGTTTTCGCTTTAGACTTTTATGTCATTTTCAATGAGCTTGCTGGATTTCTGAAGCAAAGAGGGGAGTCAAATGAAGAGCCTGCAGGACAGAGAG atGACTTCTCAGATTCAGACTCAGATTGA